In the Nitrospirales bacterium LBB_01 genome, one interval contains:
- a CDS encoding FAD-dependent oxidoreductase has product MIKRIFEVVIPDYKYWKQNVRCQTGCPVNTDSRGYVRAIADGDYEKAYWIARTPNPLASICGRICAAPCELACRRKGIDAAVSIRALKRFVTEKYGTEMYADKGEFVDNLKQQLRSKGSGIMGIAGDDSKPISIIGAGPAGLACAHELALMGYKPVIYEMENIAGGMCAVGIPPYRLSREILQAEIDAIMALGVEIKLGVTVGKDVSIKELYDNSSAVVITVGAKNSRMLPLEGAKGQGVIGGVNFLRDVFCGKDVTIGPDVVVIGGGNVAYDVARTSVRQKGVNSVTLVCIEAFEQMLADKIEIEEAEEEGVERINSYGPLKINLNEKNQAVSMMFKRCISLFDSERKFNPRYDEDDIITLPANTVMFAIGQAFDLSFLSNCGLDISMTERGMISVNKDRVSTSLDGLFVAGDVAYGPKLVIDAVASGKKAALKIHEYISGRNLQLKTYEVHAEFRKGEVADNKVDHIAEYEKIERAHVPAAPVEERVKNIMNLVETGFREDAAHEQGDRCLNCAVNTIFNGDRCILCGGCADVCPEYCLRLVGLDKIKGNETLTALYVNRYGKLPEGSTGSAIIKDEDRCIRCGFCAHRCPVNAITMERFAFKEVYKDEE; this is encoded by the coding sequence ATGATCAAACGAATTTTTGAGGTAGTGATTCCGGACTATAAGTACTGGAAGCAGAATGTAAGGTGTCAGACCGGGTGCCCTGTCAACACCGACTCCAGAGGTTATGTAAGAGCAATTGCCGATGGAGACTATGAAAAAGCGTATTGGATAGCCAGGACCCCTAATCCTCTTGCCTCTATATGCGGCAGAATCTGCGCAGCGCCCTGTGAGCTTGCCTGCAGACGAAAGGGCATTGACGCTGCCGTATCAATCAGAGCGCTTAAGAGATTTGTAACCGAAAAGTACGGTACGGAGATGTATGCGGATAAAGGGGAATTTGTAGATAATTTGAAACAGCAGCTCCGCTCTAAAGGCTCAGGGATAATGGGGATTGCCGGGGATGATTCCAAACCCATATCCATAATAGGAGCGGGACCCGCAGGTCTTGCCTGTGCTCACGAACTTGCCCTCATGGGCTACAAACCTGTCATCTATGAGATGGAAAATATCGCAGGCGGCATGTGTGCCGTTGGTATTCCTCCCTATAGGCTCTCAAGAGAAATCCTTCAGGCGGAAATTGACGCCATAATGGCTCTCGGGGTGGAGATAAAGCTCGGTGTCACAGTGGGAAAAGACGTCAGTATCAAAGAGCTATACGACAATTCCTCGGCGGTTGTGATTACGGTTGGCGCTAAGAACTCCAGAATGCTCCCCCTTGAAGGAGCAAAAGGACAAGGGGTTATCGGCGGCGTGAATTTTCTGAGGGATGTGTTTTGCGGTAAGGATGTCACCATTGGGCCCGATGTTGTAGTAATAGGCGGCGGTAATGTCGCTTACGACGTTGCCCGAACCTCTGTCAGACAAAAAGGGGTAAATTCGGTCACTTTGGTCTGCATAGAGGCGTTTGAACAGATGCTGGCCGATAAGATAGAAATTGAGGAGGCGGAGGAGGAGGGTGTTGAGAGAATTAACAGCTACGGACCTCTAAAGATAAACCTCAACGAAAAAAACCAAGCCGTCTCTATGATGTTTAAAAGATGCATCTCACTGTTTGACAGCGAGAGAAAGTTTAATCCCAGATATGACGAGGATGACATAATAACGCTGCCTGCCAATACGGTAATGTTTGCAATCGGTCAGGCTTTTGATTTATCTTTCCTGTCAAATTGCGGGTTGGACATCAGTATGACAGAGCGCGGCATGATAAGCGTCAACAAAGACCGCGTTTCCACATCGTTGGACGGACTTTTTGTGGCAGGTGACGTTGCCTATGGCCCAAAACTCGTGATAGATGCTGTAGCAAGCGGGAAAAAGGCAGCGCTAAAGATTCACGAGTATATAAGCGGTAGGAATTTGCAATTAAAAACATACGAAGTACATGCTGAGTTTCGCAAGGGTGAGGTTGCCGACAACAAGGTGGATCATATAGCTGAATATGAAAAAATAGAACGTGCGCACGTTCCTGCGGCTCCGGTTGAAGAGAGGGTGAAAAATATAATGAACCTTGTTGAGACCGGTTTTAGGGAGGACGCTGCCCATGAGCAAGGCGACAGGTGTTTAAACTGTGCCGTAAACACGATATTTAACGGAGACAGATGTATTCTTTGTGGCGGGTGCGCCGATGTGTGCCCGGAGTATTGCCTGAGATTGGTCGGACTGGATAAGATCAAAGGGAATGAGACTTTGACGGCTCTATATGTAAACCGTTACGGTAAACTCCCAGAGGGATCAACCGGCTCCGCTATCATAAAAGATGAGGACAGATGCATACGGTGCGGCTTTTGCGCTCACCGCTGCCCTGTTAACGCTATAACCATGGAAAGATTTGCTTTCAAGGAGGTGTACAAAGATGAGGAGTGA
- the gcvH gene encoding glycine cleavage system protein GcvH — protein MNPEDLRYHKKHTWVSLSGKKATIGITDYAQDALGDIVYLDLPEMDTEVEANTEMSEIESTKATSSVVAPVSGTIVSINEELEDAPEVINEDPYGKGWIAVVEMSDESELDDLMDLPEYEKFVEEEEG, from the coding sequence ATGAATCCAGAGGATCTTCGTTACCATAAGAAGCACACATGGGTGAGTCTTTCAGGTAAGAAAGCAACGATAGGGATAACGGATTATGCGCAGGACGCACTGGGGGATATAGTCTATCTGGATTTGCCGGAAATGGACACAGAGGTTGAGGCTAACACGGAGATGTCTGAGATAGAATCAACGAAGGCGACCTCGTCGGTTGTTGCGCCGGTTAGCGGCACAATAGTCAGCATAAATGAAGAGCTTGAGGATGCTCCTGAGGTGATAAACGAGGACCCTTACGGTAAGGGCTGGATAGCTGTAGTGGAGATGAGCGACGAGTCGGAGCTTGACGACCTTATGGATCTACCGGAGTATGAAAAGTTTGTAGAAGAGGAAGAGGGATGA
- the lpdA gene encoding dihydrolipoyl dehydrogenase translates to MKLAILGAGPGGYVAALKAAQMGADVTVIEGKEVGGTCLNEGCIPTKTLIASAEAYSKAKHLGDFGIDVTGEIKPNPSKILARKNDVISTQVKGIRGLFKSWGVKLKEGRGEFISEKEIRISLKDGSEETLTADKFIVATGSRPAEIPIFPFDGKRILNSTDALEISSIPASMIIVGAGVMGCEFACIYQEFGTEVTMVELMPRALTTEDPEISQTIERELKKKKIKLFTGVKVEKVSVEANGVKVSLSNGKELSAEKLLVTIGRAFNSQGMGLDKVSVETGKRGEIKVNRYMETSNPDVYAIGDVTGGMLLAHTASKEGIAAANNIMGHTEEMDYTVVPGGIFTHPEIGSVGLREHQLEERGVKYRVGRFQYRALGKAHAMGEISGLFKVISDEDAKRILGVHIIGQNASDIVHEAAVAMKNGLTVQDLAETIHAHPTLSEGLMEAAEDVLGHAIHMPKK, encoded by the coding sequence ATGAAATTAGCAATATTGGGAGCAGGCCCGGGAGGCTATGTAGCCGCCCTTAAGGCTGCTCAAATGGGGGCCGATGTAACCGTCATTGAGGGAAAAGAAGTCGGGGGCACATGTTTAAACGAGGGCTGTATTCCCACAAAAACTCTGATTGCCTCAGCGGAGGCATATTCAAAAGCTAAACATCTCGGCGACTTCGGAATAGATGTAACCGGAGAGATAAAACCAAATCCATCAAAGATTCTTGCTAGAAAAAACGATGTCATTTCCACTCAGGTTAAGGGAATAAGGGGACTGTTTAAAAGTTGGGGGGTTAAGTTAAAAGAAGGTCGTGGAGAGTTTATATCTGAAAAGGAAATACGAATATCGTTAAAAGACGGCAGTGAGGAAACTCTTACTGCAGATAAATTCATAGTGGCCACAGGCTCAAGACCTGCTGAGATTCCGATTTTCCCGTTTGACGGTAAACGCATACTTAACAGCACCGATGCTCTGGAGATTAGCTCCATTCCAGCCTCTATGATAATTGTCGGTGCTGGGGTTATGGGCTGTGAGTTTGCCTGTATTTATCAGGAGTTTGGCACAGAGGTGACGATGGTTGAGTTGATGCCCCGAGCGCTTACCACTGAAGACCCTGAGATTTCACAAACCATCGAACGAGAGTTAAAGAAAAAGAAGATAAAGCTATTTACTGGCGTTAAAGTTGAAAAGGTATCGGTGGAGGCAAATGGCGTAAAGGTATCATTGTCAAATGGCAAGGAACTGTCGGCGGAAAAGCTCCTTGTTACTATCGGCAGAGCGTTTAACTCACAAGGCATGGGACTGGATAAGGTGAGTGTGGAAACCGGTAAGCGAGGAGAGATAAAGGTAAACAGATACATGGAGACGTCCAATCCGGACGTATACGCAATAGGGGACGTTACAGGCGGAATGTTATTAGCCCATACGGCCTCAAAAGAGGGCATTGCTGCGGCAAACAACATTATGGGGCACACAGAGGAAATGGACTATACTGTGGTTCCCGGTGGAATATTTACTCATCCTGAGATAGGTTCGGTTGGGCTTAGAGAGCATCAACTTGAGGAAAGGGGGGTAAAGTACAGAGTGGGCAGGTTTCAGTACCGGGCCCTTGGCAAAGCTCATGCAATGGGTGAAATTTCGGGGCTTTTTAAGGTCATCTCCGATGAGGATGCCAAACGGATACTGGGAGTGCACATAATAGGGCAAAACGCCTCCGACATAGTTCATGAGGCGGCAGTAGCCATGAAAAACGGATTGACGGTGCAGGATTTGGCAGAAACCATTCATGCCCATCCGACTCTTTCCGAGGGGCTAATGGAGGCAGCCGAGGACGTTTTGGGGCACGCCATTCATATGCCTAAAAAATAG
- the eno gene encoding phosphopyruvate hydratase, which yields MSKIEVVHARQIMDSRGNPTVEVDVILESGAAGRAAVPSGASTGEREAVELRDGDKSKYMGKGVLKAVDNVNKILASKVIGEEAINQAQIDRIMIEADATHNKSKLGANAILGVSLAVAKAAAEECDLPLYKYIGGVNAKELPVPMLNIINGGAHADNNVDIQEFMIMPIGAASFAEALRGSAEVFHTLKKILHDKGLSTAVGDEGGFAPNLKSNEDALAIIVEAISKAGYKPGTDFYLALDVASSELYKEGKYNFAGEGKTFTKAEMVDYYAKLCDKYPIISIEDGFSENDWEGWKMMTDKLAKKIQLVGDDLFVTNPAILKEGIEKGIANSILVKVNQIGSLTETLDAVEMAKKARYTAVISHRSGETEDTTIADISVALNAGQIKTGSTSRSDRIAKYNRLLRIEEELGSMAIYKGKNTYYNLT from the coding sequence ATGTCAAAAATTGAAGTAGTACATGCCAGACAGATAATGGATTCAAGGGGAAATCCAACTGTGGAGGTGGATGTAATTCTGGAAAGCGGAGCAGCAGGGCGAGCGGCAGTGCCAAGCGGCGCTTCAACCGGAGAGAGAGAGGCTGTTGAGTTAAGAGACGGCGACAAGAGCAAGTATATGGGTAAAGGGGTTCTTAAGGCTGTTGACAATGTCAATAAGATATTAGCGTCTAAGGTAATAGGTGAGGAGGCGATAAATCAGGCACAGATTGACAGGATAATGATTGAGGCCGATGCTACCCACAATAAGTCCAAACTCGGAGCAAACGCAATCCTTGGAGTATCTTTGGCAGTAGCTAAGGCAGCCGCTGAGGAGTGTGACCTTCCACTTTACAAGTACATTGGCGGCGTAAACGCAAAAGAGCTTCCTGTTCCCATGCTAAACATAATAAATGGCGGCGCACATGCCGACAACAACGTGGATATTCAAGAATTTATGATAATGCCGATAGGGGCAGCCTCTTTTGCCGAGGCGTTGAGGGGCTCTGCAGAGGTATTTCATACTCTTAAGAAAATCCTACATGACAAAGGGCTTTCAACAGCAGTTGGCGATGAGGGCGGCTTTGCTCCTAACCTTAAATCAAACGAGGATGCTCTTGCCATAATTGTTGAGGCCATATCAAAGGCTGGTTACAAGCCGGGCACGGATTTTTATCTTGCATTGGATGTAGCCTCCTCAGAGTTATATAAAGAAGGTAAGTATAATTTTGCAGGCGAGGGCAAGACCTTTACAAAAGCAGAGATGGTTGACTACTATGCAAAACTCTGCGACAAATACCCGATAATTTCCATTGAGGACGGTTTCAGTGAAAACGACTGGGAAGGGTGGAAAATGATGACCGACAAGTTAGCCAAGAAAATCCAGCTTGTAGGAGACGATCTTTTTGTCACAAACCCGGCAATCCTCAAAGAGGGTATAGAAAAAGGAATCGCCAATTCGATACTTGTGAAGGTCAACCAGATTGGCTCTCTGACTGAAACGCTTGATGCTGTTGAGATGGCAAAAAAGGCTAGATACACAGCTGTGATTTCCCATCGCTCTGGAGAGACAGAAGACACAACGATAGCGGATATCTCAGTGGCGCTAAATGCCGGACAGATTAAGACAGGCTCTACATCCAGAAGCGATCGTATTGCTAAGTACAACAGGCTCTTAAGGATAGAAGAGGAGCTTGGAAGTATGGCAATTTATAAAGGCAAAAACACATACTACAACCTTACGTAA
- a CDS encoding LpxI family protein: MAGRLLGLIAGKGDLPRAIAEGARAKGYEVFAIGLQPLVDESLANYVDHFKPVSVGKLGAIIDTLKKSGAKEAVMGGKVPKSILYEGKIKPDLKAVTFLVKLKDRSDDSILLALVNEFAKEGIRMLDVTEFTSELLAPKGLLTEKRLTDSEKKDVDFGFSIAKELGRLDIGQTVIVKNLAIMAVEAIEGTDSAIVRGGTLALSGAAVVKVSKPNQDKRFDYPACGLSTIKAMIEVKARVLAIEAEHTLIIQKDEMLKAANAAGISVIGV; encoded by the coding sequence ATGGCAGGCAGACTATTGGGTTTAATTGCCGGTAAAGGGGACTTGCCGCGAGCAATAGCAGAGGGGGCAAGGGCTAAAGGATATGAGGTGTTTGCTATTGGACTTCAGCCTCTTGTCGATGAGAGCTTAGCCAACTATGTGGATCACTTTAAACCGGTTAGTGTTGGAAAACTTGGCGCAATAATAGATACGTTAAAAAAGTCCGGAGCAAAAGAAGCTGTCATGGGAGGCAAAGTCCCTAAGTCGATTCTTTACGAGGGTAAGATTAAGCCTGATCTGAAGGCGGTTACATTTCTTGTTAAGTTAAAAGACCGCAGTGATGATTCTATATTACTTGCGTTGGTAAATGAGTTTGCTAAAGAAGGTATCAGAATGCTTGATGTTACGGAATTTACATCGGAGCTTTTAGCGCCAAAGGGTTTGTTGACAGAAAAAAGGCTGACCGACTCGGAAAAAAAAGATGTTGACTTTGGTTTTAGTATAGCAAAGGAATTAGGCAGACTTGATATAGGACAAACGGTGATAGTGAAAAACCTTGCAATCATGGCAGTGGAGGCGATAGAGGGAACAGACAGTGCAATCGTGCGAGGTGGCACATTGGCTTTGTCTGGAGCCGCCGTGGTAAAGGTTAGCAAACCAAATCAGGATAAAAGATTTGACTATCCTGCTTGCGGTCTTAGCACAATAAAAGCGATGATCGAGGTTAAAGCCCGTGTGTTAGCCATAGAGGCGGAGCACACCCTGATAATCCAAAAAGACGAAATGTTGAAAGCGGCTAATGCCGCCGGTATTTCTGTGATTGGTGTATAG
- the lpxA gene encoding acyl-ACP--UDP-N-acetylglucosamine O-acyltransferase — MKPDIHPTAIVGQSAKLSDDTSVGPYCIIGDNVTIGKGTKLMSNIVLDGTVEIGEDCQIYPFTSIGLPPQDLKYDGRATKIRIGNKNIIREYTTIHRASVGGDGITEIGNNNFIMAYVHIAHDCKLGNSIVMANAATLAGHVSVGDHAVFGGIVAVHQFTRIGAYAMVGGFSGIGQDIPPFMMASGPRARLYGPNVIGLKRHGFTDDRIQNLKRAYKVLFRDKLTLKEALDKVISELGHIDDIKKLTEFISQNTRGICR, encoded by the coding sequence ATGAAGCCCGATATTCATCCCACCGCAATTGTGGGGCAAAGCGCTAAACTGAGTGATGATACATCAGTTGGTCCTTACTGCATAATAGGGGATAACGTTACAATTGGCAAAGGGACAAAACTGATGTCAAACATAGTCTTAGACGGAACTGTGGAAATAGGTGAGGATTGTCAAATCTATCCCTTTACAAGCATAGGACTGCCTCCCCAGGACTTAAAATACGATGGCAGAGCAACTAAAATCCGCATAGGTAACAAAAATATAATTCGTGAATATACGACAATTCACAGAGCCTCAGTTGGCGGTGATGGGATCACAGAGATAGGAAACAATAACTTCATAATGGCCTACGTGCATATAGCGCATGACTGCAAACTTGGCAACTCAATAGTGATGGCTAATGCGGCAACGCTTGCCGGGCATGTGAGCGTGGGGGATCATGCGGTGTTTGGCGGTATCGTGGCAGTGCATCAGTTTACGCGTATTGGCGCGTATGCGATGGTGGGCGGCTTTAGCGGGATAGGTCAGGATATACCGCCGTTTATGATGGCCTCTGGGCCAAGAGCCCGGTTGTATGGACCAAACGTAATAGGGCTAAAACGCCACGGGTTTACTGATGACAGGATTCAAAACCTAAAGAGAGCGTATAAAGTGCTTTTCAGAGACAAACTTACTCTTAAAGAAGCGCTTGACAAGGTTATCAGTGAGCTTGGGCATATTGATGATATAAAGAAGTTGACAGAGTTTATTTCACAAAATACAAGAGGAATTTGCAGGTAA
- the fabZ gene encoding 3-hydroxyacyl-ACP dehydratase FabZ: MIDISGILNTLPHRYPFLLVDRVDELTAGESARGIKNVTINEPFFQGHFPGNPVMPGVLIIEALAQLSGILAFKSGVKGDTVYFMSIEKAKFRKPVVPGNTLVLDVKVTHKRGNVWRFTGKASVDGAVVSEAEFTAMIIEKES; encoded by the coding sequence ATGATAGATATATCAGGAATACTTAACACTTTACCACACAGGTATCCGTTTTTATTAGTGGACAGGGTGGATGAGCTTACAGCAGGTGAGAGCGCCCGCGGGATAAAAAATGTTACGATAAACGAACCATTTTTCCAGGGGCATTTTCCTGGCAATCCTGTAATGCCCGGAGTGTTGATAATAGAAGCACTTGCACAGCTTTCCGGCATTTTAGCTTTTAAATCCGGCGTAAAGGGCGACACCGTGTATTTCATGAGTATAGAGAAGGCAAAATTCAGAAAACCAGTAGTGCCCGGAAACACGCTGGTGTTGGATGTAAAAGTGACTCACAAAAGAGGTAATGTCTGGCGGTTTACAGGAAAAGCCTCAGTGGATGGCGCAGTGGTGTCTGAGGCTGAGTTTACAGCTATGATTATAGAGAAGGAGTCATGA
- the lpxD gene encoding UDP-3-O-(3-hydroxymyristoyl)glucosamine N-acyltransferase, whose translation MRLNDIARITGGLVIGDEELEIAGAAGIDGAGQGYITYVNQKSYIEQLRKSPVSAVLVSEEIHGLNKAQVIVKNPSLSFAKLLGAFYVSPHEVKGVVDGAFVSNDADIGEQVTIYPASYVGAQAVIGNRTVVYPGVFIGEGTTIGDDCLIYPNVTIRERVTIGSRVIIHPGVVVGSDGFGYEQDSGTHVKIPHVGTVIIGNDVEIGANSTIDRATTGATVIGDGTKIDNLVQIAHNVKIGRNSIIVAQVGIGGSTVIGDYVMVGGQAGIADHAEISSGTMIAAQSGVKGILPKGMYMGSPCFSHSRYKRSHIIFTKLPELNEKILELERKLDALSSKTG comes from the coding sequence ATGAGACTTAATGATATAGCCCGTATAACGGGCGGGCTTGTGATAGGTGATGAGGAGCTTGAGATAGCGGGCGCTGCCGGTATTGATGGGGCGGGACAGGGTTATATAACTTATGTTAATCAAAAAAGTTATATAGAACAACTCAGAAAATCTCCAGTCTCAGCAGTGTTGGTCAGCGAGGAAATACATGGTCTGAATAAAGCTCAGGTGATAGTGAAAAATCCGTCTCTGAGTTTTGCAAAACTTCTGGGGGCTTTTTATGTTAGTCCTCATGAGGTAAAAGGGGTGGTGGACGGAGCGTTTGTCTCAAACGATGCCGATATAGGCGAGCAAGTGACGATTTATCCGGCCTCATATGTAGGAGCTCAAGCTGTTATAGGCAATAGGACTGTAGTGTATCCTGGTGTTTTTATCGGCGAGGGTACGACAATAGGGGATGACTGTCTTATCTACCCTAACGTAACCATACGGGAGAGGGTCACAATTGGCAGCCGGGTGATAATACACCCCGGGGTTGTAGTGGGCTCAGACGGCTTTGGCTATGAGCAAGACAGCGGCACACACGTAAAAATTCCTCATGTCGGCACGGTTATAATAGGAAACGATGTGGAAATAGGGGCTAACTCTACAATAGACAGAGCAACAACCGGTGCGACGGTAATAGGCGACGGCACTAAGATAGACAATCTTGTGCAGATAGCGCACAATGTTAAAATCGGCAGGAACTCTATAATCGTGGCACAGGTTGGAATCGGCGGAAGCACGGTTATAGGCGACTATGTGATGGTTGGCGGTCAGGCAGGGATAGCTGATCACGCAGAGATTTCCTCAGGCACAATGATAGCTGCTCAGTCTGGAGTAAAAGGCATTCTGCCAAAAGGCATGTACATGGGTTCACCGTGTTTTTCCCATAGCCGATATAAGAGGTCACATATTATTTTTACAAAATTGCCTGAATTGAATGAAAAAATACTGGAGCTTGAGAGGAAATTAGATGCCCTGTCATCAAAAACGGGCTAA
- a CDS encoding OmpH family outer membrane protein, producing the protein MKKVLSLMAAVTVVIVFAAGSAFAADHTKIGFVDIQKVFMESEQGKKAKETLDTFVKSHQVKIDEKEKAIEKAKEEYDKKSSVMSDDAKKKKQEELASMLREYKRFAAESQDEVRKKEQEITKDIFKAVKELVVSIGKDEGYAAILDNSMVVYSDGKADITDKIVKKLNEKNK; encoded by the coding sequence ATGAAGAAAGTTTTGTCGTTAATGGCGGCAGTGACTGTAGTTATTGTGTTTGCCGCAGGCAGTGCTTTTGCAGCAGATCACACCAAAATAGGGTTTGTGGACATTCAAAAGGTGTTTATGGAGTCAGAGCAAGGTAAAAAAGCGAAGGAGACTCTGGATACGTTTGTTAAGAGCCATCAGGTAAAAATAGACGAGAAGGAAAAAGCTATTGAGAAGGCTAAAGAGGAATATGACAAAAAGTCCAGCGTGATGTCAGACGATGCAAAGAAGAAGAAACAGGAGGAACTTGCCTCCATGTTAAGGGAGTATAAGAGATTTGCGGCAGAGTCACAGGATGAGGTAAGAAAGAAGGAGCAAGAAATAACTAAAGACATATTTAAAGCCGTTAAAGAGCTTGTAGTCTCCATAGGTAAAGACGAGGGTTATGCCGCAATACTTGACAACTCGATGGTCGTTTACTCCGATGGTAAAGCCGATATTACGGACAAGATTGTAAAGAAACTAAACGAAAAGAATAAATAG
- the bamA gene encoding outer membrane protein assembly factor BamA has translation MNKTIIFVMALILLLTAVAGYCVEPLVVSIDIAGLRRIEDGAVRGKLSQKINQPFVREKVSEDIQTIYRMGFFDDVNVDMEFYEGGLKLIYRLKEKPTIVKIVFVGNDELSDDKLREKAPLNVGTLADYSLIEDITQKLKGYYNEEGYYLAQIYPIIRYEKEDEVTLTFEIKENKRIKIRKLEFIGNKGITTKKLKKAIDTGTWNILSFITGTGYLKKEMLNADVQKIKDVYLDYGYLDIKVSEPQVVVDEKANSITVKFELSEGQPYKINTITLSGNKAYPLDTLTPLVKLKAGDVFSRAKLTKDMTAVSDYYAERGFATANVAPQIMPNETDHTVSVGLLVEEGKVYHIGRVEISGNTKTRDKVIRREVTLDEGDLYNSAKLKRSQQNVNNLNFFESVELLPKPEPDNDTVNLDVKVKDKMTGFVNLGGGYSSVDHLIGIVEVTQINLFGSGNSLKVSSQLGGISSLYEVTYKNPWFLDKPLVFTSSIYRTDRVYSTFSRKATGLTLGLGKRFAEYYTSGVFYKLEKVDVYDISDSASQLISDQAGYSTTGSLTPSISRDTRDNYLDPTVGSLNSVYITGAGLLGSNRFFKTGIESLWFFPFIGQTTFSTRLRYGYATGLFGKPLPVYERFFVGGISTLRGVAFGDAGPKDSQNQYLGGTSQILNNNEIIFPILPELKIKGVYFVDIGTAMDSTVTIRDVKYTTGLGVRWISPFGPIRVEYGYNLRRTGDEAPGRVEFSVGSFF, from the coding sequence ATGAATAAAACAATTATATTTGTGATGGCGCTGATTTTGCTTTTGACAGCGGTAGCGGGGTATTGTGTGGAGCCTCTTGTCGTTTCTATAGACATTGCTGGGCTCAGAAGAATAGAAGACGGGGCAGTGCGCGGCAAGTTGTCCCAGAAGATTAATCAGCCATTTGTTAGGGAGAAGGTCTCTGAGGACATCCAAACTATTTACAGAATGGGATTTTTTGACGATGTCAACGTTGATATGGAGTTTTATGAGGGCGGACTTAAGCTCATATACAGACTTAAGGAAAAGCCCACTATCGTTAAGATAGTTTTTGTCGGAAATGATGAGCTTAGCGACGACAAGCTAAGAGAGAAAGCGCCTCTTAATGTCGGCACACTTGCCGATTACTCGTTGATAGAAGACATTACGCAAAAACTCAAGGGATACTATAACGAGGAGGGATATTATCTTGCTCAGATATATCCTATAATCAGGTACGAAAAAGAAGATGAAGTGACGTTAACATTTGAAATAAAAGAAAATAAGAGAATAAAAATCCGGAAACTGGAATTTATCGGAAATAAAGGGATTACCACAAAGAAGTTGAAAAAAGCCATTGACACCGGAACGTGGAATATATTGTCTTTTATAACAGGCACAGGGTATCTGAAAAAAGAAATGCTCAATGCTGACGTTCAGAAAATAAAGGACGTATATCTTGACTATGGTTACCTTGACATAAAAGTAAGCGAACCTCAAGTCGTGGTGGATGAGAAGGCAAACTCTATAACGGTTAAATTTGAGCTGTCCGAGGGACAGCCGTATAAGATAAACACGATTACGCTCTCAGGAAATAAGGCGTACCCACTGGATACGTTGACACCGCTTGTTAAGCTAAAAGCCGGAGATGTTTTTAGCAGAGCTAAACTGACAAAAGATATGACAGCTGTATCGGATTACTATGCAGAGCGTGGGTTTGCCACAGCAAACGTGGCACCCCAGATTATGCCTAATGAGACCGACCACACAGTTAGTGTAGGACTGCTTGTTGAGGAGGGCAAGGTTTATCATATAGGCCGAGTTGAGATTTCAGGCAATACAAAGACTCGTGATAAAGTTATAAGACGTGAGGTGACCCTTGACGAGGGCGACCTATATAATAGTGCAAAACTTAAAAGAAGCCAACAGAACGTTAATAATCTTAACTTTTTTGAATCCGTGGAACTCTTACCAAAACCTGAACCGGATAATGACACTGTTAATTTGGATGTAAAAGTAAAAGATAAAATGACTGGTTTTGTAAATTTGGGAGGCGGCTATAGCTCGGTTGATCATCTGATAGGGATAGTTGAGGTCACTCAGATAAACCTCTTTGGCTCTGGTAATTCACTTAAGGTCAGCAGTCAGCTTGGCGGAATATCATCTCTTTATGAGGTAACTTATAAAAATCCGTGGTTTTTAGATAAACCATTAGTGTTTACGTCAAGTATCTATAGGACAGACAGGGTTTATTCTACGTTTAGCAGGAAAGCTACAGGCTTAACTCTTGGTTTAGGTAAAAGGTTTGCCGAATACTACACGTCAGGGGTTTTCTACAAGTTAGAAAAGGTTGACGTATATGATATAAGCGATTCGGCAAGCCAGCTGATTTCAGATCAGGCTGGTTACTCTACCACAGGCAGCCTGACCCCTTCAATTAGCAGAGACACGAGGGATAACTATCTTGATCCGACGGTTGGTTCTCTAAACAGTGTGTACATTACCGGGGCAGGGTTACTTGGTTCAAATAGGTTTTTTAAAACCGGCATTGAATCATTATGGTTTTTTCCCTTTATAGGTCAGACTACATTTTCGACAAGATTACGTTACGGGTATGCAACTGGATTATTTGGCAAGCCTCTTCCGGTCTATGAGCGTTTCTTTGTCGGCGGTATCAGTACCTTAAGGGGTGTAGCTTTTGGAGACGCCGGACCAAAGGATTCACAAAACCAATACCTTGGCGGTACAAGCCAGATATTAAATAACAATGAAATAATTTTTCCGATTTTACCGGAACTTAAAATTAAGGGTGTTTACTTTGTGGATATTGGCACAGCAATGGATAGCACTGTCACTATACGTGATGTGAAATACACAACAGGTTTGGGAGTAAGGTGGATATCCCCGTTTGGCCCGATACGTGTGGAGTACGGCTATAACCTAAGAAGGACTGGGGATGAGGCTCCAGGCAGAGTGGAGTTTTCTGTAGGAAGTTTCTTTTAG